The genome window ACGATCGGAACACCGCGCGAAGCCCAAGGCCGGAGCAGCTCGATACTGTGGCGCGCCCGTTGCTGCGCGTCGCGCAGCAACCCCTTCGAGATGGCCGCCCGGCCGCAGCATTCCAGATTCGCCAGATGCACTTCATAACCGGCCGCTTCCAGCACTTCGACCGCCGCTTGATTCACTTGCGGTTCGCAATAGCTGGTCAGGCAATCGTCGAGCAGGACGATCGGGCCGCGCGGCGCGGCGCCGGGTCGCTCGTGGCGATGGAACCACTTCTGGAAGTGCCGGCGGACGAATCGCGGTAGCGGGCGGCGGCGATCGGCGCCCATCAGCTTCTGCATGAACAGACCCATCCCCGGTATCCGCAACATCCAGTTGGAAAACGGCGCGAAGGCCGATCCGAGACGGTTGACCTGGGCGACGCCGGCCATAAGCTGCGCGCCGAGCGGCGTGCCGTGGGCCGCGTAGTATTGGCTCAAAAACTCGGCCTTCATCTTGGCGACGTCCACATTCGACGGGCATTCCGCCTTGCACCCTTTGCACTGCAGGCAGAGATCGAACGTGTCGTAAAGCTGCCGGCTCGTGAGGCTCTCGGCGGGCATCGCCCCGGAGAGGACCAGTCGCAGCGCGTTCGCCCGCCCGCGAGTGCTATGCTCCTCGTCCCCGGTGACCATGAACGAGGGACACATCGTGCCGGTCTTCAGCTTCCGACAAACGCCCGAGCCGTTGCACATCTCCGCAGCACCGGCGAGTCCGCGTTCGCGGCTAAAGTCGAAGATCGTGGGGATGACGAGCGGCTTGTAGTTCGGGCCTTCGCGGAGATTCTCGATGGGGCTGGGTCCATCAACCACTTTGCCCGGATTCAAGATACCGGCCGGATCGAAGGCCGCCTTGATCTGTTTGAAGGCCGAATAGAGCCGGCTCCCGAACAGCCGCTCGTTCAGATAACTGCGGGCGAGGCCATCGCCGTGCTCGCCGCTCATCGAACCGTGAAACTCCATCACCAGTTCGCAGACTTCGCGGGAGATTTGTTCGATGCGGGCCAAATCGCCTCGATCGGCGGCGTTCAGGAGCGGACGAATGTGCAAGCAGCCGACGGAAGCATGGCCGTAGAACGCTCCCTCGGTTCCTACTCGAGCGAGAATCTCGCGGAACCGGCCCACGAATTCCGGCAATCGCGCCGGCTCGACGGCCGTGTCTTCGACGAAAGCGATCGGCTTGCGGAGGCCGGGGATGGCATAGAGCAGCGGCATGGCAGCCTTGCGGCTAGCCCAGATGTGATCGCACATTTTTGGCTCAAGCGCGTGCAGCACATGCTGCAATCCTGGCTGCCCGCGTAGCCGTTCTGCAAGCTCATCGGCTTGACGGCGAACTTCTTCGTCCGATTCTCCGCTGAATTCAACCAGCATCAACGATTCCGGATGCCCGACGACGAAATCGAGATAGTTCCGATATTCGAGACTCTTTTCCGCCAAGCGGATGATCTGGCCATCGAGAATCTCCGCCGCCGAGGGACGGCAGCTCAGCGCCGCTCCGACAGAAGCAACCGCCGCCGTGAGCGAATCGAAATGCAGCACGACAATCCCGCGCCGCGCCGGCAGCGGCACGAGATGCACGAGCGCCTCGGTGACACAGGCCAATGTGCCTTCCGCGCCAACGAGCAGCTTCGCGAGATTGAACTCAGCGCCGCGATAGCGCTGGGCCTCGATTTGCCGCACCCGTTCGACGCTGGGCGGAAGCGGATACCTCGAGCGACACTCGCCGACGAATTCGTCCAAGTTGTATCCACTCACGCGCCGCAAGATTGCGGGAAAGCGGCG of Pirellulales bacterium contains these proteins:
- a CDS encoding FAD-linked oxidase C-terminal domain-containing protein; translated protein: QSIGAGIVVDFSKYLNRIIELDPNLCVARVEPGVVLDQLNAAAKPHGLQFGPDVATSNRANIGGMIGNNSAGARSIRHGKTVDHVISLEALAADCSLATLQPLAATELAKEQARGDRWGAAYREVARVVAENRDEIVRRFPAILRRVSGYNLDEFVGECRSRYPLPPSVERVRQIEAQRYRGAEFNLAKLLVGAEGTLACVTEALVHLVPLPARRGIVVLHFDSLTAAVASVGAALSCRPSAAEILDGQIIRLAEKSLEYRNYLDFVVGHPESLMLVEFSGESDEEVRRQADELAERLRGQPGLQHVLHALEPKMCDHIWASRKAAMPLLYAIPGLRKPIAFVEDTAVEPARLPEFVGRFREILARVGTEGAFYGHASVGCLHIRPLLNAADRGDLARIEQISREVCELVMEFHGSMSGEHGDGLARSYLNERLFGSRLYSAFKQIKAAFDPAGILNPGKVVDGPSPIENLREGPNYKPLVIPTIFDFSRERGLAGAAEMCNGSGVCRKLKTGTMCPSFMVTGDEEHSTRGRANALRLVLSGAMPAESLTSRQLYDTFDLCLQCKGCKAECPSNVDVAKMKAEFLSQYYAAHGTPLGAQLMAGVAQVNRLGSAFAPFSNWMLRIPGMGLFMQKLMGADRRRPLPRFVRRHFQKWFHRHERPGAAPRGPIVLLDDCLTSYCEPQVNQAAVEVLEAAGYEVHLANLECCGRAAISKGLLRDAQQRARHSIELLRPWASRGVPIVGCEPSCLLTLTDEYRDLVPDEASIVADAELIETHLVRAGITLSPAPRPGKLLLHGHCHQKALVGMKDTLALLAMIPGTETTLVDSGCCGMAGSFGYEHYELSMKIGDRVLFPTVRAAAEATVLAPGFSCRHQIEHGTRRRAMHPIEMLAGAIKTPGS